The DNA region CCACTGAAGATAAGTTGGAAACGTTATCCATTGAAAGTTAATGGAACATTTTTCTGAGTGAAAATTCATGAGAATTCAATCAGACATATTTTCCATTCAAAGTTATCGGAACAAACattgtccacttaaagctaaagTTACAGTAGATCCACTGAAAACCAATGGGAAAGGTACACTACTGAAAGTAAATGCTGTTCTATTGACATTCAATGGGTCAAATGTTTACATAACTGAAAGTTGATGGGACAAATTTCACTCAACTTGAATAGGACAGTGGTTCCTTTAAAAAGTTGTTAGGAGAGAAATGGTTCCATTGAAAGTTAATGGAACAACAGTGGTCTTAGAAAGAAAGTAAATGTGGTACTTCTATTTTATTGTTGCCAGTTGCTGTTTTCAAACGCTGATTGATCAAAGTGCACGTGGACACGCATGTTGCCCAGTTCTGCCCGAAGAGTctatatattatagtatatatactgtatatatacagtgtaaaCATGAACTGTGTGGATGAATAGATAGATAACCACATTGGAGAACACATCATCATTGGCTGATTTGACTTTCGAGTGTCCTTTGGATTAATACTGTGTTGGTTTTGGAATGAGCCGTTTCATGAGGATGACTTCAGGTTTTCACTCGAGCGCAGGCCCCTCCTCAAAGTGGCTGCAAAAAAAcaggagaggggaaaaaaattgaCAGATAAGAAGGTTATTGATCTAGAACAACTGAAAATCCTATAGTATTAATATAGTAATATATCTCCACCACTTTATTTCCCTTCTTCTACTCGTTTATAGATTTGTTGCAAAAGTCACGCATCCTTAAATGTGTGAGTGTCAAATATTGATCCATGCTAGCCATTTGAATGTCCACTTGTGCTGTTTAGGGTTAAAATATGAATTAGGATTAATTGCGGTTTTGTTTGGGGTTAGGCATATTCTGTATTTGTGAAGGTTAAGGTAAGGTTtgggggctagggaatgcattatgtcaataagagccgtgtgtttgtgtgtgtgtgtgtgtgtgtgtgtgtgtgtgtgttcctaccAGATGAAAGTTGTTGAGGAGGTGATCTACGTTGATGTCATCGTAGCTCTCCTGGAAGTTGTTGGGTTCGTCCCTGGACTCCTCCAGGTCGCTGTTTCCAGCATCTTCTAGGCTGTGTGTTAAAAgtcaataaatatgaataattttatagtgtaagatttttttaaatacagaagTGTGAAATTCTAAGGCACAATCAGATAAAACATGATGGAAAATATAACAGAACCACCTGCAAGTTATAGTTTTTAAAATGACTGAATCTTGTTCCATTGACTTAAGTTatcatttcttttattgttgttctATTTTATGTGACAGTActtgttttatttatgtatgaaGCAATGTGAGTTTAATTTCTGTTTGAAATACGCAAGCTTACATATTCAGCAAAGTTGGTAGTGTTTTAACTGTCGGTTTATTTTTCAAGCCAGGTGCCTTAAAAACTCCAGGTTGCAGATTTGCCGTGGTCTCGGTGCCATAATCAGCTGATTAGATTTGGTGTTGTTTTGGAACAGAGATTGTTGCTTTATTGTCTTTTTCATCACTTATGACTGTGCTGTTTTCATATAGTGATGAAAAATCCCATGTTAGCTGTTAAATAGTGTTTCATGTACATGCTCTTTTATCAGAAAATCAAACCTGGAAGACAAGCTCAAACTATTATGGAGAAAAAACTATGCTCGAAAGAGTGAGGTTTTGACTTAAATAAGAAGGTATGGTGTTGTCAGCAATGCCAAAGATTCATGAACTGTTTTCAGGTGCTTTCAATAAGTCATCATATTATTTATGTTACAGTCATCTTCAGGGAGAGAATGACACAGAGATGTACAGGTTAATGTAGGGAGGACTGATGCCTACCTTCTCTTTCCTGTTAAGACTGAATTCAGGTACTTCTTGACGGCCATCTGTTTGCGGAAGCGGCTGTAGTTGTCTGTAAAAATGGCGTCTGAGTGGCGCTTTACTGGCTCCTCCATCAGCTCGTCACTGGAGAGAATAGAGACCATGAAAGAAATAATAATGAAGGTGTTAGAGCGTCACCACAGTTCAGAGGGCAGCAGGTTCCAATGCAAAGTCAGTGCAGTTATTCATGGTAtcgttattgtgtgtgtgtgtgtgtgtgtgtgtgtgtgtgtgtgtgtgtgtgtgtgtgtgtgtgtgtgtgtgtgtgtgaatcccTCCTGGCTGTATAACAAACGTGTAATGAAGCGGTAATGGCATAAATTaacctttaaaaatgtttagtCAATTACAAAATGCATCATCAAGCAGGTCGGGTCTTTTCATTATAAATGTCAGTCGGTCCTCTGTTGTTCAACtgtcaacatttaaaaaaaaaaaaatatcctctCTACATGAAATAGTGAAATAAGATATATTTTTTGCCAAAGGTTTCCCCTGACGTAAAAGTTGGAAAATGTGGTTTTGACAAGAAACTTTCATCTACTTCAtatgtatttcatttgtttctATAACTAAAGGAATTTAAGGATGCcgttaaaataaaatcaactttTTGATGTTTGTTTTATCACAAACTTCATTAATTTCATGACTACTTTTCAAGTGCATTTCTGAACTGTGTTATGATTAGAACTAAGCAGACTAGAATTGACTTGCCAAAATAGGGGATTGGGGGTGCATAGTCAAGTACTTCATTgctaaaacacacatttaaaaaatacttgGTGTTTTCTTTGGATTTGTGTGAGTTAACTTCTGAATGAAGACAAACCCTGATATTTTCTCCATATACACCATTCAAATGGACAATTTGTTATACTCTAAGGAGAAATTACCCAAAAATCATTTTAAGCTGACATGCTGGAATTTCAGACTTCTACATACATTTACATCTTATCTACACttattttctacttttttaCTGTCAAGTTTTGAACTGTAAACTCTCCACTGCAAGAAGTGATGAGGACGAGACATTGGTCTCAtggttccttttttaaataagtgTGCATCAGGAATAGGCTGATGCTGGCTTTCCCCATTTTTCTATTATcaaaaatagaaatattttttcatacatttgaaagcaggttttaaaaaaacaacttttgatcTCTGGTTTTCAATTCCGTCCAGGTTTGACAGGTTAACACAACAGATTATGAAGCCTACAGACCTGGTTTTGGCTATGTCTTGACTTACAAAAAGCTCTCAAG from Perca flavescens isolate YP-PL-M2 chromosome 17, PFLA_1.0, whole genome shotgun sequence includes:
- the vip gene encoding VIP peptides, producing the protein MCKAMLQRTGPQLLFLIALCSVLYSRTLSLPYTSMRPTRHADGLFTSGYSKLLGQLSARRYLESLIGKRVSDELMEEPVKRHSDAIFTDNYSRFRKQMAVKKYLNSVLTGKRSLEDAGNSDLEESRDEPNNFQESYDDINVDHLLNNFHLPL